A portion of the Deinococcus cellulosilyticus NBRC 106333 = KACC 11606 genome contains these proteins:
- a CDS encoding DUF4383 domain-containing protein encodes MRHITRRLDAWVALLLMGVSILATFRVAGSGQLFEVFTVNLTLVWVYLLSAILLMGGVLTRDQTAHTVSASLGFFFLVLAVLGILTPSLLDLPLSRGNMWLHFGVGLALLYDWKGTNHLSFRKPRETSPFHDPSHDSSVPGAPGRKT; translated from the coding sequence ATGAGACACATCACCCGCCGACTCGATGCCTGGGTGGCCCTGCTGCTGATGGGAGTGAGCATCCTCGCCACCTTCAGGGTTGCCGGTTCAGGCCAGCTCTTTGAGGTTTTCACGGTGAACCTCACCCTGGTGTGGGTTTACCTGCTTTCAGCCATCCTGCTGATGGGCGGGGTGCTGACCCGCGACCAGACGGCCCACACGGTTTCCGCCAGCCTGGGGTTCTTTTTCCTGGTGCTGGCCGTGCTGGGCATCCTCACCCCCTCTCTGCTGGACCTGCCCCTCTCCAGGGGAAACATGTGGCTGCACTTCGGGGTGGGACTCGCCCTCCTGTACGACTGGAAAGGAACAAACCACCTTTCATTCCGGAAGCCCCGGGAGACTTCCCCTTTTCATGACCCCAGCCACGATTCCAGTGTGCCGGGCGCACCAGGGAGAAAGACATGA
- a CDS encoding AfsR/SARP family transcriptional regulator — MNASPPIQPTEAQPFYLEVHTLGVTRVLLNGHEPQWHAQGAREVFFYLLSHPAGRTRDQVVREVWNVEPGTLINTRFRVTVFRIRQALQAQDSVLEEQGVYRLNDLIVQGSDVQRFRSGLNAARRHTDPALQLQVLQDTLEHYQGLYLCELSSEWVLAMRADLQGKQARALLHLARLLCERLDCKDSIAARQQALHADPYLGEHHHQDLMRCLTQKYSKFDAIEHYRRFVLLLRTEVQDTPMPETQQLAEDIKQNHTLAHPCTPKLLDLERSCVLRQWCGQRDLDEALFET; from the coding sequence GTGAATGCTTCCCCTCCCATCCAGCCCACTGAGGCACAACCCTTCTACCTGGAGGTGCACACCCTCGGGGTGACCCGCGTGCTGCTCAACGGTCATGAACCCCAGTGGCATGCTCAGGGGGCCAGGGAGGTGTTCTTTTACCTGCTTTCCCATCCCGCAGGCCGCACCCGCGATCAGGTGGTGCGTGAAGTGTGGAACGTGGAGCCCGGCACCCTGATCAACACCCGTTTCCGGGTGACGGTCTTTCGGATCCGTCAGGCCCTGCAAGCCCAGGACAGTGTGCTGGAAGAACAGGGGGTTTACCGCCTCAACGACCTCATCGTGCAGGGCAGCGATGTGCAACGCTTCCGCTCTGGTCTGAATGCTGCCCGGCGTCACACCGACCCTGCCTTGCAACTGCAAGTTCTGCAAGACACCCTGGAGCACTACCAGGGCCTCTACCTGTGTGAACTCAGCAGTGAATGGGTGCTGGCCATGCGGGCAGACCTGCAGGGAAAACAGGCCCGCGCCCTGCTGCATCTGGCCCGTCTCTTGTGTGAACGCCTGGACTGCAAAGACTCCATTGCGGCCCGGCAGCAGGCCCTGCACGCCGATCCCTACCTCGGGGAACACCACCATCAGGACCTGATGCGTTGCCTGACCCAGAAGTACAGCAAGTTTGATGCCATCGAGCATTACCGCCGGTTTGTCTTGCTTTTAAGAACCGAAGTGCAAGACACCCCCATGCCGGAAACCCAGCAACTCGCAGAGGACATCAAACAAAACCACACACTTGCCCATCCCTGCACCCCAAAGTTGCTGGATCTTGAGCGGAGCTGTGTTCTTCGACAGTGGTGTGGTCAGCGGGATCTGGATGAGGCCCTGTTCGAAACCTGA